From the Deltaproteobacteria bacterium CG2_30_66_27 genome, one window contains:
- a CDS encoding HicB family protein: MSRRFMAIISKEEKWYVAHCVELGVVSQGKTIEEAKANLQEAVELYLESFGSEDLPESTGEVVFYPLEVAAGG, from the coding sequence ATGTCCAGGAGATTCATGGCGATTATCTCCAAGGAAGAAAAATGGTACGTGGCTCATTGCGTCGAACTGGGCGTCGTCAGCCAGGGGAAGACCATCGAGGAAGCGAAGGCCAATCTGCAGGAAGCCGTGGAGCTTTATCTGGAGAGTTTCGGATCGGAGGATCTTCCGGAAAGCACCGGTGAGGTTGTCTTCTATCCGCTGGAGGTCGCCGCGGGTGGGTAA